TGCAACCGTGGCGCCGACCGCGCGCGCCGCCTCCGCAGCGGTGTGGGTGCTCTCGGGAAACTCAAGGATTTCGGCGTCGATCTGCCTGTCGGCGAGGGCGGCACGAACCCGTTCGGCGGCGGATCCCAACGGCCGTGGGCCCGCAGGCTGATCGGTCACTGGTGGCGCGAGAATGTATGCTCGTACAGAATGACATCCCACCGCTGCTCGGTGCTGAGGACGCTCTCCCACGGCGGCATCGCTGAACTGGCCCCGCTGAACGGCGGAACGCCACCGCCCTTTGAGATCCGCCAGAACCAGTACCCGTCCGGCAGTTGGGTGTGAATCCCGGTCGTGAAGTTGGCGGGCTTGGGGTTGAGCGACGCCGCGGCCCCTCCGTTGCCCAGTCCGGCGCTCCCGTGGCAGATCGCACAGTTGGCGTCGAAGATGGCCTTCCCCTTCGCGATGTTCTCCGGCGTTGCCGCGAGCGGGTTCTTTAACGAGGCGAATTCCGCCGGAGGCACGGGGCGCGGCGCGTTCTCGTCCTTCGGGTAGTTCGTCGTTGCGGAGATCGCCGGTCCCTTGAACGGGGTTGCGGGCGCGACCACCGCGGCCTGCGGCTGTTCGGGATGGCTACGCATCGCCAGAATCTCCCTGCCGGTGCACCCGGCGAGGCCGAGGCAGGTCGCGAGCATCGCCCCGGCCAACCGCATGGAAGATGACATCTGCCACCCCCGAACCGCAAACGAGGATTCACGCGTTCGACGGATCCTAATGCGGGACGGATTTAAGTTATACGAGCACGCCCGAATTCCCTGCGTTCAGCGGCGGGC
The sequence above is drawn from the bacterium genome and encodes:
- a CDS encoding cytochrome c; translated protein: MSSSMRLAGAMLATCLGLAGCTGREILAMRSHPEQPQAAVVAPATPFKGPAISATTNYPKDENAPRPVPPAEFASLKNPLAATPENIAKGKAIFDANCAICHGSAGLGNGGAAASLNPKPANFTTGIHTQLPDGYWFWRISKGGGVPPFSGASSAMPPWESVLSTEQRWDVILYEHTFSRHQ